In Rhizobium favelukesii, the sequence GTTTATGGACGGGCACTAACTAAGACTCGTCCGCTTAAGGTCAGCGTCATCAATTTCCATTCGGCCGCTTTCGCACCTCCGGCGCACAAACCGCCTGCCGGCTCGATCATCGATTGTAGAAAGGGCAATTAGCTGCGGTTGCCGCTCTTGAAGGGAATTGAACCAGCGACCTGTTGATACTAGATTGGGCTGCGCCGAGATAGAAAAAGCCGATTTTTCTCCAGAACCCCGGATTGCCCGCTGTCGCATGAATCCCCCGGATGACGGGCCGCTACTGCTTTTGCGAGAAGCCCGCCCCGATCAGGAAGGTGATGCGCCAATCCATGGTATCGAAGGTCGTTATTCCTGTGGTGGAAATCAGAAGCGCCGTGGCCGAAATCCAGAATCCGCAGGGCGTAATGTGCTTGCCCGCGTTTCAATGCGCACGTCACAAGCTAGGCGGTCGACGCGTACGACGACAAGCACGTCGCCGGCGCCAAAACGCCGGCGTATCCCACAAGAAAACCGGAGCAACGCTTGATCGTTGCTACGGCCCATTCTCTCTCCTCAGCGGGCGAACCTATCTCCTTTGGCTGAGAGTGCTGATGGCTTCGATCTCGACCTTCGCGCCTTTAGGCAGTGCCTTGACTTAGTGCGCTGCCGGCAGACGAAAGAGCACGCTGCTTGATGGGGTCATCTCGCGCCCGGAACAGGATGAAGATTGTCGTCGTCGCGCTCGCGGCTTCGCTGTGCCGCCATTTGCGCCTCGATCGTCTTCAGCTCCGGGTTATGGTCCTGCTGTGGCTGCCTCGCCCGCATCGGCTGCGATTCCGCCTCCTGGGTCGGCCGCTCTCGCACTAGGCGGGAAAAGTCCGACCCAGTGAAGGTGATTTCCTTGTGCATCCTGGCAGATCCCGGCAAACCGGCACATCAGCGGCCCGGCCCACGCCGGGTCGGCCCACCATGGTGGGGCAAACCCATAGGTCCTCAGCGCTGGACGGCCCTAGTTGTCAGGATCTCCTCGAGAGCAACTTGAACGATATGGGTACCGCGCCGTCGCTCTCAGCATAGAAGTTTTGATCTGACGTGGTAGGCGGCCGTCGCGCCTGGCACCGCAAATTGCCAAAGCGCAGCTGGTCGTTTACCAGGGTCTTTTACCCGCTCCGGAGCGCGACATTGGCGGCACTCCCCCTTCCTTGAGCAACCGGGTCGCGCCGTCGATCTTGTCAATGGTCCAGAGGATGAAGCGACTGTCGACATGAATGCTCCGGGTGCGGTCCGCGATAGGGGCCCGGTCTGGCCCGGCATCCACATACCTTCGTTCGCCGACGCAGCGGCGGCAGTGAGCAGGGCGACGGAAGTTGCTTGGGCCAAATATTTCATATTCGAGTTCACGCTGCTCAAACTCCCAACCTAGTACTACAGTTGCGTTTGATTTGAAATCGTGATTCACTCTCGGCGTTTAGCTGGAGGGAAATGCATGTCCGTCGCAAGCTGGTCTGGGTCGGTTTTGGCATGGAAACGCGAGCTCGATGCATTGAAGGAGCGACTGGGGCCGATCTTTCGTCGTCGTGAATTGCGATTGTCGAGTGGCGCCTTTCTTGATGGCGTGCTGTCGGG encodes:
- a CDS encoding S46 family peptidase — protein: MNHDFKSNATVVLGWEFEQRELEYEIFGPSNFRRPAHCRRCVGERRYVDAGPDRAPIADRTRSIHVDSRFILWTIDKIDGATRLLKEGGVPPMSRSGAGKRPW